In Camarhynchus parvulus chromosome Z, STF_HiC, whole genome shotgun sequence, a genomic segment contains:
- the PRLR gene encoding prolactin receptor, whose product MKQRFISSVPIILQLALTTVGLTGQSYPGKPQIIRCRSLEKETFSCWWKPGSDGGLPNNYTLFYSKDSEEKIYECPDYLTSGPNSCYFDKNHTNPWTTYIITVMATNEIGSNSSDPQHVDVTSIVQPEAPVNLSLETNTSANLSYLWAKWSPPPLADASSNSHAYHYELRLKPEEKEEWETVSVGMQTHYEVSSLKAGVKYVVQVRCMLDLGEWSEWSSEISIQIPKEQLPPEKPIIIKCRSPEKETFTCWWKPASAGGLLTKHTLLYSKEGEEKVYECPDYKTAGPNSCYFDKKHTSFWTIYNITVRATNEMGSNVSDPHYVDVTYIVQPDPPVNITLELKKSIKRKPYLVLTWSPPPQADVRSGWLTLEYELRLKPEEGEEWETIFVGQQTQCKMFSLNPGKNYIVQIHCKPDHHGLWSEWSPEMYIEIPTDFRVKDMVVWIIVGVLSSLICLIMSWIMIMKGYRMMAFILPPVPGPKIKGIDTHLLETGKSEELLSALGCHGFPPTSDCEELLIEYLEVEDSEDQQLMPSHDTPRKNTKIILKETDSDSGRGSCDSPSLLPVKCRESRSLPSTLQTQDVRAKEKKGGKGSWDDQCAASTSEQKTLPCESIKSCTWLAAQLPSNQAAMFAYHSTVEAFKITLNTTNVNTSPVLVGNEESRQSLYPIAETVYDDLEKISEMEYSKTDQTTVQVRQSEHSNKSPFLNPKLMDYVEVHKVRQDEEPTLLLKHKENNGKTKKCTVPGTSKEYTKVSTVVDHHILVLLPDQRSQNTPVSQEPVAETSQNPQQSQAEKNTSYSTTTPSDSRRDTSGSDYMDPSSFMPSFK is encoded by the exons ATGAAACAGAGATTCATTTCATCAGTCCCAATTATTTTGCAGCTTGCTCTGACTACAGTAGGTCTGACTG GTCAATCATATCCTGGAAAACCTCAGATAATAAGATGTCGTTCTCtagaaaaggaaactttttcATGTTGGTGGAAGCCTGGCTCAGATGGAGGACTCCCTAACAATTACACCCTGTTCTACAGCAAGGACAG tgaagaaaaaatctATGAATGTCCAGACTACCTAACATCAGGTCCAAATTCCTGCTACTTTGATAAAAACCACACTAATCCCTGGACAACATATATTATCACTGTAATGGCAACAAATGAGATTGGAAGTAACAGCTCAGATCCTCAGCATGTGGATGTAACTTCCATAG TTCAGCCAGAAGCTCCTGTGAACCTCTCTCTAGAAACAAACACATCTGCTAACCTGTCATACCTTTGGGCAAAATGGTCCCCACCCCCATTAGCTGATGCCAGCTCTAATTCACATGCGTATCACTATGAGCTGCGACTAAAgcctgaggaaaaggaagagtgggag ACAGTATCTGTAGGAATGCAGACACACTATGAGGTGAGCAGCCTGAAAGCTGGAGTGAAGTACGTTGTTCAGGTGCGTTGCATGCTAGACCTCGGAGAATGGAGTGAGTGGAGCTCAGAAATAAGCATCCAGATCCCCAAAG AACAGTTACCTCCTGAAAAGCCTATAATAATAAAGTGCCGTtctcctgaaaaagaaacatttactTGTTGGTGGAAACCTGCTTCAGCTGGAGGACTCTTGACCAAACACACTTTGCTTTACAGCAAAGAGGG agaagaaaaagtttatGAATGTCCAGATTACAAAACTGCAGGCCCCAATTCGTGCTACTTCGATAAAAAGCACACCTCTTTCTGGACCATATACAATATTACTGTGAGGGCAACTAATGAAATGGGAAGTAATGTCTCTGATCCTCATTATGTGGATGTGACTTACATAG TACAGCCAGATCCTCCTGTGAATATAACTCTGGAATTAAAAAAGTCAATAAAGAGAAAACCATATCTGGTCCTGACGTGGTCTCCACCCCCACAGGCTGATGTCAGATCTGGATGGCTTACCCTTGAATATGAATTGCGACTAAAGCCTGAAGAAGGAGAGGAATGGGAG ACTATTTTTGTTGGACAGCAAACACAATGCAAAATGTTTAGTTTAAATCCCGGAAAGAATTACATTGTACAGATCCACTGCAAACCAGACCACCATGGACTGTGGAGTGAGTGGAGCCCAGAAATGTATATTGAGATCCCTACTG ACTTTAGAGTAAAAGATATGGTTGTATGGATCATCGTTGGTGTCCTGTCATCTCTTATATGTTTAATCATGAGCTGGATAATGATTATGAAAGGGTACAG aatgATGGCCTTTATCCTGCCACCAGTTCCAGGACCAAAGATAAAAGGCATAGATACACATCTGCTGGAG ACAGGAAAATCTGAAGAATTACTGAGTGCTCTTGGTTGCCACGGTTTCCCTCCAACATCAGACTGCGAGGAACTACTGATAGAATATCTGGAGGTAGAGGACAGTGAGGATCAGCAGCTCATGCCAAGTCATGACACTccaaggaaaaatacaaaaattattctCAAGGAAACAGACAGTGACTCAGGCCGAGGGAGCTGTGATAGCCCTTCTCTCCTCCCTGTGAAGTGCAGGGAATCCCGCAGCCTTCCATCTACTCTTCAAACACAAGATGTAAGagctaaagaaaagaaaggggggaagGGGAGCTGGGACGATCAGTGTGCGGCCTCGACCTCAGAACAGAAAACACTCCCTTGTGAGAGTATAAAGTCGTGCACATGGCTGGCAGCTCAGTTACCCAGTAATCAGGCTGCTATGTTTGCCTACCACAGCACTGTGGAGGCATTCAAGATAACACTGAACACCACAAATGTGAACACTTCACCAGTTTTGGTGGGAAATGAAGAAAGTCGTCAATCGCTATATCCTATTGCTGAAACTGTCTATGATGACCTGGAAAAGATAAGCGAGATGGAGTATTCCAAAACTGACCAAACCACAGTGCAGGTCAGACAAAGTGAACATAGTAACAAGTCACCTTTCCTGAATCCTAAACTAATGGACTATGTAGAAGTTCATAAAGTCAGACAAGATGAGGAACCAACACTATTACTgaaacataaagaaaacaatgGAAAGACCAAAAAATGCACAGTTCCAGGAACCAGCAAAGAATATACCAAGGTCTCAACAGTTGTGGACCATCACATTTTAGTACTATTGCCAGATCAGCGCAGCCAGAACACACCTGTATCTCAAGAACCTGTAGCAGAAACATCTCAGAACCCTCAGCAAAGTCAAGCTGAGAAGAATACGAGCTACAGCACGACAACTCCAAGTGACTCCAGAAGAGACACCAGTGGATCAGACTACATGGATCCATCTTCCTTTATGCCCTCCTTTAAATAA